A window of the Harmonia axyridis chromosome 5, icHarAxyr1.1, whole genome shotgun sequence genome harbors these coding sequences:
- the LOC123680319 gene encoding carboxypeptidase D-like isoform X2, producing MVCGNFGGLWFDVFLIVCVVRTCTCLTFKYHNNSELEQVLKNFTNTTTNIKTRLENIGNSFNRIPLWAIELTAAEENTLGVPNIKLIGNIHGNEAVGREIILNFMEYLRTEYDRNTTIQWLLNNTRMHFLPTMNPDGFAVSHEGMCSGEYGRNNGKQGDVEDLNRNFPDFFHDNKIPRQPETVAVMRWMDRIPFILSAGLHGGAVVANYPFDTVKEETSKPINPPSLTPDDDVFRHLATVYANNHLTMHKGVICDNGKKFKGGITNGAAWYPFSGGMQDFNYAKHGCMELTLEISCCKFPRASELPHLWEENKMALLRYVMEAHRGVTGQLLDSVTNLPVSKANLQIYGRNMTFHPTKNGEFWRLLLPGEYQIQVDAPGYYSTLQGFTVRNFSADQLPSLTKLKILLLNSTIPTTPKAETPPSSTPTIGRDLRETTAEEGQTTTLLEFNLLGHFQRSADSKSEYSKGLKPDIFSCFLSMIIIEIFLFVVL from the exons ATGGTTTGCGGGAATTTTGGGGGTCTGTGGTTCgatgtttttttaattgtttgtgTTGTGCGGACTTGTACGTGTTTGACTTTTAAGTATCACAACAATAGTGAATTGGAGCaagttttgaagaattttacGAATACGACAACGAATATCAAAACTAGATTGGAGAATATTGGAAATTCTTTCAATA GAATACCATTATGGGCGATAGAACTAACAGCCGCCGAAGAAAATACGTTAGGAGTTCCGAATATCAAACTCATTGGAAACATCCATGGCAACGAAGCAGTAGGAAGAGAAATAATACTGAATTTTATGGAG TACCTCCGGACTGAATATGACAGGAACACCACAATCCAGTGGCTTCTCAATAATACACGGATGCATTTTCTACCGACTATGAACCCGGACGGCTTTGCGGTCTCCCACGAAGGAATGTGCTCTGGGGAGTACGGCAGGAATAACGGAAAGCAAGGGGACGTGGAGGATCTAAACAGGAACTTTCCAGATTTTTTCCACGACAACAAGATTCCCAGACAACCGGAAACAGTGGCTGTGATGCGTTGGATGGATCGAATACCTTTCATATTATCCGCTGGACTTCATGGTGGCGCTGTTGTCGCGAACTATCCTTTCGACACTGTAAAGGAAGAAA CTTCCAAACCAATAAATCCACCATCTTTAACGCCAGATGATGACGTTTTCAGACATTTAGCTACTGTGTATGCAAATAATCATCTGACAATGCATAAAGGAGTAATCTGtgataatggaaaaaaattcaagggtGGAATAACAAATGGAGCAGCATGGTATCCATTTTCTG GTGGTATGCAAGATTTCAATTATGCCAAACATGGTTGTATGGAATTGACTCTAGAAATATCTTGCTGCAAATTTCCAAGAGCAAGTGAGCTGCCTCATCTGTGGGAGGAAAATAAAATG GCATTATTACGCTATGTGATGGAAGCGCACAGAGGTGTCACTGGTCAATTATTGGATTCTGTTACGAATCTACCTGTTTCAAAAGCAAATCTCCAAATATATGGGAGAAACATGACTTTCCATCCTACAAAAAATGGGGAGTTTTGGAGACTTCTTCTACCTGGAGAGTACCAAATTCAG GTGGATGCGCCAGGATACTACTCAACACTGCAAGGGTTCACTGTCAGGAATTTTTCAGCAGATCAACTGCCATCCTTGACGAAATTGAAAATTCTCCTCTTGAATTCGACGATTCCTACTACTCCAAAAGCAGAAACGCCACCATCATCAACGCCAACTATCGGACGAGATCTGAGAGAAACCACTGCAGAAGAAGGGCAAACTACCACCCTATTAGAGTTCAATTTGTTAGGACATTTTCAACGTAGTGCCGATTCTAAATCTGAATATAGCAAGGGTTTGAAGCCTGATATTTTCTCCTGTTTCCTGTCGATGATTATAATAGAGATATTCCTGTTCGTTGTTTTATAA
- the LOC123680319 gene encoding carboxypeptidase D-like isoform X1 produces the protein MVCGNFGGLWFDVFLIVCVVRTCTCLTFKYHNNSELEQVLKNFTNTTTNIKTRLENIGNSFNRIPLWAIELTAAEENTLGVPNIKLIGNIHGNEAVGREIILNFMEYLRTEYDRNTTIQWLLNNTRMHFLPTMNPDGFAVSHEGMCSGEYGRNNGKQGDVEDLNRNFPDFFHDNKIPRQPETVAVMRWMDRIPFILSAGLHGGAVVANYPFDTVKEESWKTLLRRIEKARNSQEEYRLRLHYLASKPINPPSLTPDDDVFRHLATVYANNHLTMHKGVICDNGKKFKGGITNGAAWYPFSGGMQDFNYAKHGCMELTLEISCCKFPRASELPHLWEENKMALLRYVMEAHRGVTGQLLDSVTNLPVSKANLQIYGRNMTFHPTKNGEFWRLLLPGEYQIQVDAPGYYSTLQGFTVRNFSADQLPSLTKLKILLLNSTIPTTPKAETPPSSTPTIGRDLRETTAEEGQTTTLLEFNLLGHFQRSADSKSEYSKGLKPDIFSCFLSMIIIEIFLFVVL, from the exons ATGGTTTGCGGGAATTTTGGGGGTCTGTGGTTCgatgtttttttaattgtttgtgTTGTGCGGACTTGTACGTGTTTGACTTTTAAGTATCACAACAATAGTGAATTGGAGCaagttttgaagaattttacGAATACGACAACGAATATCAAAACTAGATTGGAGAATATTGGAAATTCTTTCAATA GAATACCATTATGGGCGATAGAACTAACAGCCGCCGAAGAAAATACGTTAGGAGTTCCGAATATCAAACTCATTGGAAACATCCATGGCAACGAAGCAGTAGGAAGAGAAATAATACTGAATTTTATGGAG TACCTCCGGACTGAATATGACAGGAACACCACAATCCAGTGGCTTCTCAATAATACACGGATGCATTTTCTACCGACTATGAACCCGGACGGCTTTGCGGTCTCCCACGAAGGAATGTGCTCTGGGGAGTACGGCAGGAATAACGGAAAGCAAGGGGACGTGGAGGATCTAAACAGGAACTTTCCAGATTTTTTCCACGACAACAAGATTCCCAGACAACCGGAAACAGTGGCTGTGATGCGTTGGATGGATCGAATACCTTTCATATTATCCGCTGGACTTCATGGTGGCGCTGTTGTCGCGAACTATCCTTTCGACACTGTAAAGGAAGAAA GTTGGAAAACACTCTTACGGAGAATTGAAAAAGCAAGGAATTCTCAGGAAGAATACCGACTGAGGCTACACTACTTGg CTTCCAAACCAATAAATCCACCATCTTTAACGCCAGATGATGACGTTTTCAGACATTTAGCTACTGTGTATGCAAATAATCATCTGACAATGCATAAAGGAGTAATCTGtgataatggaaaaaaattcaagggtGGAATAACAAATGGAGCAGCATGGTATCCATTTTCTG GTGGTATGCAAGATTTCAATTATGCCAAACATGGTTGTATGGAATTGACTCTAGAAATATCTTGCTGCAAATTTCCAAGAGCAAGTGAGCTGCCTCATCTGTGGGAGGAAAATAAAATG GCATTATTACGCTATGTGATGGAAGCGCACAGAGGTGTCACTGGTCAATTATTGGATTCTGTTACGAATCTACCTGTTTCAAAAGCAAATCTCCAAATATATGGGAGAAACATGACTTTCCATCCTACAAAAAATGGGGAGTTTTGGAGACTTCTTCTACCTGGAGAGTACCAAATTCAG GTGGATGCGCCAGGATACTACTCAACACTGCAAGGGTTCACTGTCAGGAATTTTTCAGCAGATCAACTGCCATCCTTGACGAAATTGAAAATTCTCCTCTTGAATTCGACGATTCCTACTACTCCAAAAGCAGAAACGCCACCATCATCAACGCCAACTATCGGACGAGATCTGAGAGAAACCACTGCAGAAGAAGGGCAAACTACCACCCTATTAGAGTTCAATTTGTTAGGACATTTTCAACGTAGTGCCGATTCTAAATCTGAATATAGCAAGGGTTTGAAGCCTGATATTTTCTCCTGTTTCCTGTCGATGATTATAATAGAGATATTCCTGTTCGTTGTTTTATAA
- the LOC123680197 gene encoding FUN14 domain-containing protein 1A-like, whose amino-acid sequence MASKTVEDAILQRTNHNHPNIFEKIFCEIRDTTSSNQMLIGMSLGWVSGFFALKIGRTTMMAIGGGMILLEMANANKLIKINWDRVNENFEDVKYEIKKQKESTWINEAVYFAEKYTSFSSGFLGGFLIGLGSH is encoded by the coding sequence ATGGCTTCTAAGACCGTGGAAGATGCAATTTTGCAGAGAACCAATCACAACCAtccaaatatttttgagaaaatattcTGTGAAATCAGGGATACGACTTCTTCAAATCAAATGCTTATAGGAATGTCTTTAGGATGGGTTAGTGGTTTCTTTGCGTTGAAAATAGGAAGGACTACAATGATGGCAATTGGTGGGGGTATGATCTTATTAGAGATGGCTAATGCGAATAAATTGATCAAAATCAACTGGGATAGagtcaatgaaaattttgaggATGTAAAATATGAAATCAAAAAGCAGAAGGAATCTACTTGGATCAATGAAGCAGTGTATTTTGCAGAGAAGTATACCTCGTTCTCAAGTGGATTCTTGGGTGGTTTCCTAATTGGTTTAGGTTCTCACTAA
- the LOC123680027 gene encoding carboxypeptidase D-like isoform X3 — MHALSVMPVVLCLLIIFVYFYPSECLDFKYHNNKEMERLMRNFSLITKNIHTSLYSIGRSTNGLPLWVMEFSGSKTARSDLPNIKFVANIHGNEAVGRELLLHFMEYLRDNYDKDPSVSCLLDNSRIHLLPSLNPDGFSISTEGQCVGEHGRLNGVKGNTEDLNRNFPDYFHQDLNPRQPETEAVMAWMDKIPFVLSAGLHGGAMVANYPFDSEKVTKSTPEKFPSLTPDNDVFQHLARTYARNHPKMKIGLCEDDTKPQTPYFEDGITNGAAWYSFTGGMQDYNYFKKGCMEITLEISCCKYPLPQELEKLWEQNKQSLLSYSLEALKGVSGQILDSSDERPIENANIEIIGRNMTFKSSQNGYFWRILLPGFYQLKVEAVGYYPKIVTFEVRDQTGINCPKNTKLRIFLINATTPISAALQGSEPTEGSGVSCTPCVEGS, encoded by the exons ATGCATGCACTTAGTGTTATGCCGGTAGTTTTGTGtcttttgataatttttgtcTATTTTTACCCTTCAGAATGTCTTGACTTCAAGTATCATAACAATAAGGAAATGGAGAGGTTGAtgagaaatttttcattaatcacTAAAAATATTCATACAAGCTTGTATTCCATTGGCAGGTCGACCAACG gTCTTCCATTATGGGTTATGGAGTTCAGTGGTTCTAAAACAGCTAGGTCTGATCTCCCTAACATCAAATTCGTCGCTAATATTCATGGTAACGAGGCTGTTGGAAGAGAATTACTTTTACATTTCATGGAG TATTTGAGAGATAATTATGACAAAGATCCTTCAGTGAGTTGTCTGCTGGATAACTCCCGCATTCACCTGTTGCCTAGCCTGAATCCTGATGGGTTCAGTATATCTACTGAAGGTCAATGCGTTGGTGAGCATGGTCGTCTGAATGGCGTCAAAGGCAACACGGAAGATTTGAACAGAAATTTTCCCGATTATTTCCATCAGGATCTAAATCCTAGACAACCTGAAACGGAAGCAGTGATGGCCTGGATGGATAAAATACCATTCGTTTTATCTGCTGGATTACACGGAGGAGCCATGGTAGCAAACTATCCTTTTGATTCAGAAAAAGTGACAA AATCTACACCAGAAAAATTCCCATCTCTAACACCAGATAATGATGTATTCCAACATTTGGCGAGAACTTATGCGAGAAACCATCCCAAAATGAAAATAGGACTCTGTGAAGATGATACAAAACCACAAACTCCATATTTTGAAGATGGTATTACTAACGGAGCCGCGTGGTATTCTTTTACAG GTGGCATGCAAGATTATAACTATTTCAAGAAAGGGTGTATGGAAATCACTTTAGAAATATCATGTTGTAAATATCCATTACCTCAAGAATTGGAGAAACTCTGGGAACAGAATAAGCAG TCACTCTTAAGTTACTCTTTGGAAGCTTTGAAAGGTGTTTCAGGCCAAATTCTTGATAGTTCAGATGAAAGGCCAATAGAAaatgcaaatattgaaattataggGAGGAACATGACTTTTAAATCTTCTCAAAATGGATATTTCTGGAGAATACTGCTACCAGGATTTTACCAATTAAAG GTAGAAGCAGTTGGATATTATCCCAAAATTGTTACCTTCGAAGTGAGAGACCAAACTGGAATAAATTGCCCAAAAAACACAAAACTtcgaatttttttgataaatgcAACAACGCCAATAAGTGCAGCCTTGCAGGGATCCGAACCTACAGAGGGATCCGGAGTGAGTTGTACACCATGCGTGGAAGGCAGTTGA
- the LOC123680027 gene encoding carboxypeptidase D-like isoform X1, which produces MHALSVMPVVLCLLIIFVYFYPSECLDFKYHNNKEMERLMRNFSLITKNIHTSLYSIGRSTNGLPLWVMEFSGSKTARSDLPNIKFVANIHGNEAVGRELLLHFMEYLRDNYDKDPSVSCLLDNSRIHLLPSLNPDGFSISTEGQCVGEHGRLNGVKGNTEDLNRNFPDYFHQDLNPRQPETEAVMAWMDKIPFVLSAGLHGGAMVANYPFDSEKVTKSTPEKFPSLTPDNDVFQHLARTYARNHPKMKIGLCEDDTKPQTPYFEDGITNGAAWYSFTGGMQDYNYFKKGCMEITLEISCCKYPLPQELEKLWEQNKQSLLSYSLEALKGVSGQILDSSDERPIENANIEIIGRNMTFKSSQNGYFWRILLPGFYQLKVEAVGYYPKIVTFEVRDQTGINCPKNTKLRIFLINATTPISAALQGSEPTEGSGGRILNDSEKSTYPFSLTPDEIDEALRKIFGDFYKNLTEDVIRKIMTNEMNNIFDSVLKDFDKKNETEKIKVLKQLSETLNGVLHTFTLNYKVKEFMRTALQIKDFTPYEEILKNFDDTSDTEKIKALDQLFQKYQEILKKKNRTNNSNSITLNTMKTNAYIYSIMTICIILLK; this is translated from the exons ATGCATGCACTTAGTGTTATGCCGGTAGTTTTGTGtcttttgataatttttgtcTATTTTTACCCTTCAGAATGTCTTGACTTCAAGTATCATAACAATAAGGAAATGGAGAGGTTGAtgagaaatttttcattaatcacTAAAAATATTCATACAAGCTTGTATTCCATTGGCAGGTCGACCAACG gTCTTCCATTATGGGTTATGGAGTTCAGTGGTTCTAAAACAGCTAGGTCTGATCTCCCTAACATCAAATTCGTCGCTAATATTCATGGTAACGAGGCTGTTGGAAGAGAATTACTTTTACATTTCATGGAG TATTTGAGAGATAATTATGACAAAGATCCTTCAGTGAGTTGTCTGCTGGATAACTCCCGCATTCACCTGTTGCCTAGCCTGAATCCTGATGGGTTCAGTATATCTACTGAAGGTCAATGCGTTGGTGAGCATGGTCGTCTGAATGGCGTCAAAGGCAACACGGAAGATTTGAACAGAAATTTTCCCGATTATTTCCATCAGGATCTAAATCCTAGACAACCTGAAACGGAAGCAGTGATGGCCTGGATGGATAAAATACCATTCGTTTTATCTGCTGGATTACACGGAGGAGCCATGGTAGCAAACTATCCTTTTGATTCAGAAAAAGTGACAA AATCTACACCAGAAAAATTCCCATCTCTAACACCAGATAATGATGTATTCCAACATTTGGCGAGAACTTATGCGAGAAACCATCCCAAAATGAAAATAGGACTCTGTGAAGATGATACAAAACCACAAACTCCATATTTTGAAGATGGTATTACTAACGGAGCCGCGTGGTATTCTTTTACAG GTGGCATGCAAGATTATAACTATTTCAAGAAAGGGTGTATGGAAATCACTTTAGAAATATCATGTTGTAAATATCCATTACCTCAAGAATTGGAGAAACTCTGGGAACAGAATAAGCAG TCACTCTTAAGTTACTCTTTGGAAGCTTTGAAAGGTGTTTCAGGCCAAATTCTTGATAGTTCAGATGAAAGGCCAATAGAAaatgcaaatattgaaattataggGAGGAACATGACTTTTAAATCTTCTCAAAATGGATATTTCTGGAGAATACTGCTACCAGGATTTTACCAATTAAAG GTAGAAGCAGTTGGATATTATCCCAAAATTGTTACCTTCGAAGTGAGAGACCAAACTGGAATAAATTGCCCAAAAAACACAAAACTtcgaatttttttgataaatgcAACAACGCCAATAAGTGCAGCCTTGCAGGGATCCGAACCTACAGAGGGATCCGGA GGGCGTATactgaatgattcagaaaaaagcaCTTATCCATTTTCTCTAACCCCAGACGAAATCGATGAAGCACTCAGAAAGATATTCGGCGATTTCTATAAGAACTTAACTGAAGATGTCATACGAAAAATCATGacaaatgaaatgaacaacaTTTTCGATTCGGTATTGAAAGATTTCGATAAGAAGAATGAAACTGAAAAAATCAAAGTACTCAAGCAATTATCGGAAACGTTGAATGGAGTTCTTCATACCttcactttgaattataaagttAAAGAATTTATGCGGACAGCACTACAAATAAAGGACTTCACACCGTATGAAGAAATACTGAAGAATTTCGATGATACGTCTGACACAGAAAAGATAAAAGCCTTGGATCAgctttttcaaaaataccaagagatattaaagaaaaagaatagAACGAACAACAGCAACTCAATAACATTGAACACGATGAAGACAAATGCTTACATATATTCAATAATGACAAtctgtattatattattaaaataa
- the LOC123680027 gene encoding carboxypeptidase D-like isoform X2: MHALSVMPVVLCLLIIFVYFYPSECLDFKYHNNKEMERLMRNFSLITKNIHTSLYSIGRSTNGLPLWVMEFSGSKTARSDLPNIKFVANIHGNEAVGRELLLHFMEYLRDNYDKDPSVSCLLDNSRIHLLPSLNPDGFSISTEGQCVGEHGRLNGVKGNTEDLNRNFPDYFHQDLNPRQPETEAVMAWMDKIPFVLSAGLHGGAMVANYPFDSEKVTKSTPEKFPSLTPDNDVFQHLARTYARNHPKMKIGLCEDDTKPQTPYFEDGITNGAAWYSFTGGMQDYNYFKKGCMEITLEISCCKYPLPQELEKLWEQNKQSLLSYSLEALKGVSGQILDSSDERPIENANIEIIGRNMTFKSSQNGYFWRILLPGFYQLKVEAVGYYPKIVTFEVRDQTGINCPKNTKLRIFLINATTPISAALQGSEPTEGSGVSCTPCVEGAYTE, encoded by the exons ATGCATGCACTTAGTGTTATGCCGGTAGTTTTGTGtcttttgataatttttgtcTATTTTTACCCTTCAGAATGTCTTGACTTCAAGTATCATAACAATAAGGAAATGGAGAGGTTGAtgagaaatttttcattaatcacTAAAAATATTCATACAAGCTTGTATTCCATTGGCAGGTCGACCAACG gTCTTCCATTATGGGTTATGGAGTTCAGTGGTTCTAAAACAGCTAGGTCTGATCTCCCTAACATCAAATTCGTCGCTAATATTCATGGTAACGAGGCTGTTGGAAGAGAATTACTTTTACATTTCATGGAG TATTTGAGAGATAATTATGACAAAGATCCTTCAGTGAGTTGTCTGCTGGATAACTCCCGCATTCACCTGTTGCCTAGCCTGAATCCTGATGGGTTCAGTATATCTACTGAAGGTCAATGCGTTGGTGAGCATGGTCGTCTGAATGGCGTCAAAGGCAACACGGAAGATTTGAACAGAAATTTTCCCGATTATTTCCATCAGGATCTAAATCCTAGACAACCTGAAACGGAAGCAGTGATGGCCTGGATGGATAAAATACCATTCGTTTTATCTGCTGGATTACACGGAGGAGCCATGGTAGCAAACTATCCTTTTGATTCAGAAAAAGTGACAA AATCTACACCAGAAAAATTCCCATCTCTAACACCAGATAATGATGTATTCCAACATTTGGCGAGAACTTATGCGAGAAACCATCCCAAAATGAAAATAGGACTCTGTGAAGATGATACAAAACCACAAACTCCATATTTTGAAGATGGTATTACTAACGGAGCCGCGTGGTATTCTTTTACAG GTGGCATGCAAGATTATAACTATTTCAAGAAAGGGTGTATGGAAATCACTTTAGAAATATCATGTTGTAAATATCCATTACCTCAAGAATTGGAGAAACTCTGGGAACAGAATAAGCAG TCACTCTTAAGTTACTCTTTGGAAGCTTTGAAAGGTGTTTCAGGCCAAATTCTTGATAGTTCAGATGAAAGGCCAATAGAAaatgcaaatattgaaattataggGAGGAACATGACTTTTAAATCTTCTCAAAATGGATATTTCTGGAGAATACTGCTACCAGGATTTTACCAATTAAAG GTAGAAGCAGTTGGATATTATCCCAAAATTGTTACCTTCGAAGTGAGAGACCAAACTGGAATAAATTGCCCAAAAAACACAAAACTtcgaatttttttgataaatgcAACAACGCCAATAAGTGCAGCCTTGCAGGGATCCGAACCTACAGAGGGATCCGGAGTGAGTTGTACACCATGCGTGGAAG GGGCGTATactgaatga